The following are encoded in a window of Thermodesulfobacterium geofontis OPF15 genomic DNA:
- a CDS encoding MotA/TolQ/ExbB proton channel family protein: MELWKVFLQTGYVGKFVLLILLIMSIQSWYIIIANYFRYKAFKNLLYEIDSLIKKTKDLSSLIKETKEMEAHLLGHSIKKIVASFGEIYENYFEKRDESKNFNLEIALNLAEKELIEKALIEQENIIMKLSKGLGVLATVGNVAPFIGLFGTVWGIMKAFHDIGLKGSASLATVAPGIAEALINTAMGLFCAIPAVIAYNYYLLKKEETSKTLEILFKRILLILKRGFISYKI, encoded by the coding sequence ATGGAATTATGGAAAGTATTTTTACAAACTGGATATGTGGGAAAATTTGTTCTTTTAATATTACTTATTATGAGTATTCAAAGCTGGTATATAATTATCGCAAATTATTTCAGATATAAAGCTTTTAAAAATCTTCTCTACGAGATAGATTCATTAATAAAAAAGACTAAAGATTTATCCTCTTTAATAAAAGAAACTAAAGAAATGGAAGCTCATCTTTTAGGGCATAGCATAAAAAAAATTGTAGCTTCTTTTGGAGAAATTTATGAAAATTATTTTGAAAAAAGGGATGAATCTAAAAATTTTAATTTAGAAATAGCTCTTAATTTAGCTGAAAAAGAACTTATAGAAAAAGCTTTAATAGAGCAAGAAAATATCATTATGAAATTAAGTAAAGGGTTAGGAGTTCTTGCTACAGTAGGAAATGTAGCACCATTTATAGGTCTTTTTGGAACTGTTTGGGGTATAATGAAAGCCTTTCATGACATTGGCTTAAAAGGTAGCGCAAGTTTAGCAACTGTTGCACCAGGAATTGCAGAAGCTCTTATTAATACAGCTATGGGGCTTTTTTGTGCTATTCCTGCAGTAATAGCCTATAATTATTATCTTTTAAAAAAAGAAGAAACTTCTAAGACTCTTGAGATTCTCTTTAAAAGAATTCTTCTTATTTTGAAAAGGGGTTTTATTTCTTACAAAATTTAA
- a CDS encoding outer membrane protein assembly factor BamD: MNFFDFIKKSFLIIFLFFIAISLNSCGTLSKISSGIETQFSEAFGKKKKKEEEPILIELLRDAEKNFAKGNYEKAYETYKEIRDKFPGSPQAVLAQLRMADSKFWQEDYLEAIALYEEFEKFYPNNEAIPYVIYQIGTCYYKMKRSYDRDQSYTEKAISTYQRLLQNFPDSPYRAEAEKRIKELRELLAQHELYIAKFYYKIKYYRGAYQRILYIINNYPETYASKEAQKLVLTYYQKALLETKEFAEGTKKDFWGDKVP; this comes from the coding sequence ATGAATTTTTTTGATTTTATTAAAAAATCTTTTTTAATTATTTTTTTATTTTTTATTGCGATCTCTTTAAATTCTTGCGGGACCCTTTCAAAAATTTCATCTGGTATAGAAACTCAATTTTCTGAAGCTTTTGGGAAAAAGAAGAAGAAAGAAGAAGAACCTATACTTATTGAACTTTTAAGAGATGCAGAAAAAAATTTTGCTAAAGGAAATTATGAAAAAGCTTATGAAACTTACAAAGAAATAAGAGATAAGTTCCCAGGTTCTCCGCAAGCTGTTCTTGCTCAATTAAGAATGGCAGATTCAAAATTCTGGCAAGAAGATTATTTAGAAGCTATAGCTCTTTATGAGGAGTTTGAAAAATTTTATCCAAATAATGAAGCAATACCTTATGTAATTTATCAAATAGGAACCTGTTATTATAAGATGAAACGTTCTTATGATAGAGATCAAAGTTATACAGAAAAAGCTATCTCTACTTATCAAAGACTATTACAAAACTTTCCTGATAGTCCCTATAGAGCTGAAGCAGAAAAGAGGATTAAAGAACTTAGAGAGCTTTTAGCTCAACATGAATTGTACATAGCTAAATTTTATTATAAGATTAAGTATTATAGAGGTGCATACCAAAGAATTCTTTACATTATAAATAACTATCCCGAGACTTATGCTTCAAAGGAAGCCCAAAAACTTGTATTAACTTATTATCAGAAAGCCCTTTTAGAAACTAAAGAATTTGCAGAGGGAACTAAAAAAGATTTTTGGGGGGATAAGGTTCCTTAA
- the trxA gene encoding thioredoxin — protein MATCIVTDQNFEKEVLKSEVPVLVDFWAAWCGPCKVIAPIIDEIAEELEGKVKVCKINVDENPITPGKYGIRAIPTLIIFKKGEPIEVIVGAVSKSVILNALNKALSS, from the coding sequence ATGGCAACTTGTATAGTAACTGATCAAAATTTTGAAAAAGAGGTTTTAAAATCAGAGGTTCCTGTATTAGTAGATTTTTGGGCAGCATGGTGTGGACCATGTAAAGTTATTGCACCCATTATTGACGAGATAGCAGAAGAATTAGAAGGGAAAGTAAAGGTTTGCAAAATAAATGTTGATGAAAATCCTATAACACCTGGTAAATACGGAATAAGGGCTATCCCTACTTTAATTATTTTTAAAAAGGGAGAACCAATAGAGGTTATCGTTGGAGCAGTATCAAAAAGTGTAATTTTAAATGCCTTAAATAAAGCATTATCTTCTTAA